One window from the genome of Candidatus Didemnitutus sp. encodes:
- a CDS encoding TusE/DsrC/DsvC family sulfur relay protein, whose amino-acid sequence MAIRTINNKPIDFDAEGFMTNSKDWDAEIAKVLATEEGIAALTDRHFVVLNYMRKEFETKGDGPSMRKLTKESGVPTKELYELFPGGPAKKAAKIAGIKKPHGCI is encoded by the coding sequence ATGGCCATCCGCACCATCAACAACAAGCCCATCGACTTCGACGCCGAGGGTTTCATGACCAACTCCAAGGACTGGGACGCCGAAATCGCCAAGGTCCTCGCCACCGAGGAAGGCATCGCCGCCCTCACCGATCGGCACTTCGTCGTGCTGAACTACATGCGCAAGGAATTCGAGACGAAGGGCGACGGCCCCTCCATGCGCAAGCTCACCAAGGAGAGCGGCGTCCCGACCAAGGAGCTCTACGAACTCTTCCCCGGCGGCCCCGCCAAGAAAGCCGCCAAGATCGCCGGCATCAAGAAGCCCCACGGCTGCATCTGA
- the prmB gene encoding 50S ribosomal protein L3 N(5)-glutamine methyltransferase produces MPARPHTVGEWLEWAVRRYAREDVALGQVADNAHDEALYLLLRTLELPLESPRSVLRRKTTPEQAAALTEVFRRRIDERTPAAYLTREAWLGGHKFYVDERVIIPRSYFVELLPEAIPQWLPAGKPVKRVVDVCTGSGCLAVLLADRFPEAKVDAIELSPDAAAVARFNFAQNELGARIKLHRSDVFDAVPPVKYDVILSNPPYVPSREMKGLPEEFRKEPAMALDGGADGLDIVRKLLRQARERLQPHGIVTLEVGQAKAALAAKLSELDPHWLSTQDGEDCVCVITAARLRAWGG; encoded by the coding sequence ATGCCCGCGCGCCCGCACACCGTCGGTGAATGGCTCGAGTGGGCCGTGCGGCGCTACGCCCGCGAGGACGTCGCGCTCGGCCAGGTGGCGGACAATGCGCACGACGAAGCGCTCTACCTTTTGCTCCGCACACTCGAGCTGCCGCTCGAAAGCCCACGCAGCGTGCTGCGGCGCAAGACCACACCCGAGCAGGCCGCCGCGCTCACGGAGGTTTTCCGGCGTCGCATCGACGAGCGCACGCCGGCGGCGTATCTCACGCGCGAGGCATGGCTCGGCGGGCACAAGTTCTACGTCGACGAGCGCGTGATCATCCCGCGTTCGTATTTCGTCGAGCTGCTGCCGGAGGCGATTCCGCAGTGGTTGCCGGCCGGCAAGCCCGTGAAACGCGTCGTCGATGTCTGCACCGGCAGCGGGTGTCTCGCGGTGTTGCTCGCGGATCGTTTCCCGGAGGCGAAGGTCGACGCGATCGAGCTCTCGCCGGATGCCGCGGCGGTGGCTCGGTTCAACTTCGCCCAGAACGAACTCGGCGCGCGCATCAAGCTGCACCGCTCGGACGTCTTCGACGCCGTGCCGCCGGTGAAATACGACGTCATCCTCTCGAATCCGCCCTACGTGCCGTCGCGGGAGATGAAAGGCCTGCCGGAGGAATTCCGGAAAGAACCGGCGATGGCGCTGGACGGCGGCGCGGACGGGCTCGACATCGTGCGCAAGTTGCTGCGTCAGGCGCGCGAGCGACTGCAACCGCACGGCATCGTGACGCTCGAGGTCGGTCAGGCGAAGGCCGCGCTCGCGGCGAAATTATCCGAGCTCGACCCGCACTGGCTGTCGACGCAGGACGGCGAGGATTGCGTGTGCGTGATCACCGCCGCGCGGTTGCGCGCATGGGGCGGTTGA
- a CDS encoding DsrE/DsrF/DrsH-like family protein gives MSSPEKIKKVSIIVSRGSLDGVYPGLIMANGARMEGIEANLFFTFFGLYAVMKDYQDKIKISTVGNAAMRVPDAKGFPLPTILGALPGMSSFATNMMKKEMEALDIPPVSEFVQMISDAGGHLYACKATVDMFHLTQADFVPAMEKVLTVGDFYELAAGGQIIFT, from the coding sequence ATGTCTTCACCCGAAAAAATCAAGAAGGTCTCGATCATCGTCTCGCGCGGCTCGCTCGACGGCGTTTATCCCGGCCTCATCATGGCCAACGGCGCCCGCATGGAGGGCATCGAAGCCAACCTCTTCTTCACCTTCTTCGGCCTCTACGCCGTGATGAAGGACTATCAGGACAAAATTAAGATCTCCACCGTCGGCAACGCCGCCATGCGCGTGCCCGACGCGAAAGGCTTCCCGCTGCCGACCATCCTCGGCGCGCTGCCCGGCATGTCCTCCTTCGCCACGAACATGATGAAAAAGGAGATGGAGGCCCTCGACATCCCGCCCGTCTCCGAGTTCGTGCAAATGATCTCCGACGCCGGCGGCCACCTCTACGCCTGCAAGGCCACCGTCGACATGTTCCACCTCACGCAGGCCGACTTCGTGCCCGCGATGGAAAAAGTTCTCACCGTCGGTGACTTCTACGAATTGGCCGCGGGCGGCCAGATCATCTTCACCTGA
- a CDS encoding rhodanese-like domain-containing protein — protein sequence MLQKLAVLFLLGALTLCGAEVARITPAEAAKLVADGKATLIDVREPAEWFQTGVAAPAVLLPQSDFENAQFEWKPFLAKAAKDKTLILYCRSGKRAGNVGAALAEKGYKVVNAGGLQAWIDAGLPVRQLETKK from the coding sequence ATGCTCCAGAAACTCGCCGTCCTCTTCCTCCTCGGTGCCCTGACGTTGTGCGGCGCCGAAGTCGCCCGCATCACTCCCGCCGAGGCCGCGAAACTCGTCGCCGACGGCAAGGCCACGCTCATCGACGTCCGCGAGCCGGCCGAGTGGTTCCAGACCGGCGTCGCCGCGCCGGCCGTGCTGCTGCCGCAGAGCGATTTCGAGAACGCCCAGTTCGAGTGGAAGCCCTTCCTCGCCAAAGCCGCGAAGGACAAGACGCTCATCCTCTACTGCCGCTCCGGCAAACGCGCCGGCAATGTCGGCGCCGCGCTGGCCGAGAAAGGCTACAAAGTCGTGAACGCCGGCGGCCTGCAGGCTTGGATCGACGCCGGTCTCCCGGTGCGCCAGCTCGAAACCAAGAAATGA
- a CDS encoding DUF1641 domain-containing protein, which produces MNATPDTALAERLEALDRKMDLVLEELAAVRRVRREIDELRDDLTRVGKEMLPALATELDDVSPHLRPDDVAALLKQVLRSVDDLQASLVALHGARELVTDATPIARELMNDAIAKLDELDRKGYFEKGREMTKVLDNVVANFSIEDIRLLSENVVAILSTVKNLTQPEMLLAINNAVEVYKKIDFDRVEEFSLWTAFKEVNKPEMRRGLGFLIVFLRNLSAHTPGSAARLPVKS; this is translated from the coding sequence ATGAACGCCACGCCCGACACCGCGCTCGCCGAACGCCTCGAGGCGCTCGACCGCAAGATGGACCTCGTGCTCGAGGAACTGGCCGCCGTCCGCCGCGTCCGCCGCGAGATCGACGAGCTCCGCGACGACCTCACCCGCGTCGGCAAGGAAATGCTCCCCGCCCTCGCCACCGAGCTCGACGACGTCTCGCCGCACCTCCGCCCCGACGACGTCGCGGCCCTCCTCAAGCAGGTTCTCCGCAGCGTCGACGACCTCCAAGCCTCGCTCGTCGCCCTCCACGGCGCGCGCGAACTCGTCACCGACGCCACCCCCATCGCGCGCGAGCTCATGAACGACGCCATCGCGAAACTCGATGAGCTCGACCGCAAGGGCTACTTCGAGAAAGGCCGCGAGATGACCAAGGTCCTCGACAACGTCGTCGCCAACTTCTCCATCGAGGACATCCGCCTCCTCTCGGAGAACGTCGTCGCGATCCTCTCCACTGTGAAAAACCTCACGCAACCGGAGATGCTCCTGGCGATCAACAACGCCGTCGAGGTCTACAAGAAGATCGATTTCGACCGCGTCGAGGAGTTCTCCCTCTGGACCGCGTTCAAGGAGGTCAACAAGCCCGAGATGCGCCGCGGCCTCGGCTTCCTCATCGTCTTCCTCCGCAACCTCAGCGCGCACACCCCCGGCAGCGCCGCACGCCTGCCCGTCAAATCCTGA
- a CDS encoding DUF3365 domain-containing protein, giving the protein MKHSRYPAVLVGLCALLSAQEPAKPEMKFSWAAGSDPEAAAISQSGERLIDRVGGSLMVEVERTLAAKGLDEAVELLHLKSLAPPKPVAGKPVVTAIKLTSFRVRDPKNAPDAADFAALDLVRIAMQSGESPPKLIVQKVEQPGAPLEWRVYRPIAVNPKCLLCHGQVESLQPQVLHMLERLYPEDKATGYQAWEWRGLIRVSYENPPPAPAATPPKTD; this is encoded by the coding sequence ATGAAGCACTCCCGCTACCCCGCGGTGCTCGTCGGCCTGTGCGCGCTGTTGTCCGCGCAAGAACCCGCGAAACCCGAAATGAAATTCTCGTGGGCCGCCGGCAGCGATCCCGAGGCCGCCGCCATCAGCCAATCCGGCGAACGCCTCATCGATCGCGTCGGCGGCTCGCTGATGGTCGAAGTCGAGCGCACGCTCGCGGCGAAGGGCCTCGACGAAGCCGTCGAGCTGCTGCACCTCAAGTCCCTCGCGCCACCGAAGCCCGTCGCCGGCAAGCCCGTCGTCACCGCGATCAAGCTGACGAGCTTCCGCGTCCGCGACCCGAAGAACGCGCCCGACGCAGCCGACTTCGCCGCCCTCGACCTCGTGCGCATCGCCATGCAATCCGGTGAATCGCCACCGAAGTTGATCGTGCAAAAAGTCGAGCAGCCCGGCGCCCCGCTCGAGTGGCGCGTCTACCGCCCCATCGCCGTGAACCCGAAATGCCTGCTCTGCCACGGCCAGGTCGAGTCGCTGCAACCCCAGGTGTTGCACATGCTCGAGCGCCTCTACCCGGAGGACAAAGCGACCGGCTACCAGGCGTGGGAATGGCGCGGCCTCATCCGCGTCTCCTACGAAAATCCGCCTCCCGCCCCCGCGGCTACTCCGCCGAAGACAGACTGA